Within the Cydia pomonella isolate Wapato2018A chromosome 3, ilCydPomo1, whole genome shotgun sequence genome, the region ATTCTAAAACTACTtagttactaaaataaatacatattcaaACACAAAATAGCATTTACGTAATACTAGGAAAttcttacaattaaaataaagcaataatactataattattaaaatattagttcTAGTCACAAATCCAGATTCAAGTAATAATGAGAAATAAccataatacatacattaaattgaagttcattaataattaaattcataaaacataGACATCATTCATAGAAGGTTCATGAGTACTAGCtaagttatttacattttattatagtttatttaaagtaggtaagttacacatttattcataaacatacaGGCGTAATTTCCAGGTCAAATCATAAATTCGTGTCTGTCATAAACTCTTCGACTGAGTAGTAGGCTTTCGAGGTTAAGAAGCTCTTTAGTCTATTCTTGTAAATGATAAATTTGGTTTCGTTCTTTATATCGATTGGGagcttattatatatttgtatacacCTATAGTATGGCCCGaccttatacatatttatccTATGAGGCGGGAGGACTAAGATATTACGGCGGCGCTCACTTCTTGTAAATTCGAACATCTCGATGTGTTTTCTGACAAATAGTCCGATCTCAAGGATGTATATGCATGGTAAggttaacatattatttttaatgaaatattttttgcaacTATCAGGCTCACGGGTGTTAACAATGACACGaaggcattttttttgtaaaacaaataaatcgtCAATATCCGTGCTATCGCCCCACAATATAATTCCATAACGCAGCCAGGCGTACGCATATGCGTAATATACAGATCGTGCGCATTCACTTTGAGTATTTCTTTTAAGTATCCCTAAGGCGTATTTGAATCGAGATAGTTTTTTACTCGTTTCCTCTATATGTTTTTTCCAATTTAGGTGCGTATCGATAAATACGCCTAATAAGTTAAACTCACTGACTTCTTCTATACCTGTTTCCGATGACAAAGCTGATAGGTCAAGAGGATCTTTTTGGTATGGCcgaaattgaattaattttgttttagtgGTATTTAATTCTAAGGAATGGTCTCGTAGCCAGTTGTCTACTATGCTGAGTGTTTCTTTAATGTCACTGCTTATGTCGTGGTTGTTGGGGCATTTAAACAATATTGATACATCGTCCGCAAATAGTACACACGACTGTTTCATAACCTTGGGCAAGTCATTAACGTATATTAAAAATAGGATACAGCCTAAAACACTTCCTTGAGGTATTGACGagtttattttcattgtgtCTGATTGCACATGTCTAAGTTCAGCAGTTGTTTCGTTGTAGTGCTGTATTTGTACACACTGCATTCGGTTTTGTAGATAAGATTTTAGCCAACTATGCGCTTCATTTCGAATGCCTACTCCGTACAATTTTTTCAAAAGAATTGTATGTGAAACTTTTTCGTATGCTTTAGTCATATCTAAAAGCAGACCAATGCCATAGTGTTTATCCCTTAAATAATTTAGAACCtcatttatatacttatacacCGCGAGGGTAGTGGAGTGGTTTCTACGGAACCCGTTTTGATTGTAGTCTAAGATATGGAATTTCTCTAAAAAGTTGTACATTCGGTTTGCCATAGCCTTTTCAAACAATTTTGATATAATTGGGAGGAGAGCGATCGGCCTATATTGGCTTAGGGTTCCCGGGtcgccttttttttttaagtatcgGTTTTATAATGGCAATTTTAAGTTTGTCTGGGAAAATGCATTGTACAAAAGATTGGttaattaaataagttaaaatcGGTGTTAGCTCTCTGTTGCAATGTTTGATTAAAATTGTTGGTATCTCGTCAATCCCGGCACTAAATTTGTTcggtagtttttttattaagttgttGATTTCTCTTTCGGTAACGGGAGtaagaaaaattgagtttacgGGTGGTTGGATAACAGGCCGGCCGGCCGGCGGACTAGCCTGAGCCGACGATGACTCACCAACGGTAGCAAagtacttattaaatatatttgccACAGTATACGGGCAGTTGATTCCCGTGTTTTGATGCATTAGTGTTACATTTTTTGCGCGATTCGGTGGCTGTGTACGCGTTAGTTTATTTACTATGTTCCACATGCATTTGGTTTtgttttctgatttttttatCTGTCGCGTATAATTCAACTTTTTTGATGATAAGATGCTTTTCTTTAGTGTTttactataattataatagtaaTTACGTAAGCTGGGTGCATCGGGGAAATGGTTGACGAGTGCACGTAATATGCGTTTGTGCTTGCACGATAGTTTTAATCCTTTAGTAATccaagtgtttttatttttaatcgatacttttagtgtttttaaaggTATATAGGCATTTAAAAGCTTGTGCAGTTGATTATCAAAGCGGTTATAGTTTTCATTCGCATCATAAGTGTTAGTGATAATTTCATTCCAGTTTACTTCGGTAAGTGCTTGTTTAAAGTGTGTTATGTTTTTCTATAAGTAAATTCCCCATTAATTTCAAACATTTCCGATAAATCTTAAATGAAATAACTATACTGGTACACTACTATGACGAAAGCGCGTAAGTATAACTTTGAACACCATCAAATAATGGGAAGTTCCAAAGTAGGTGCAAACAGAATTGAAACTAACCACAGCAAAAATAGGTTACAAATTAGAATGAGCGATTGAACAAAATCGTCCCAGATCTGTTTTGGTAAAGTAACTGTCGATCATAGTGTTCATGGTTcatatagattgtgtcattcacgatgacgcgagccttgaatcgtattgtcatgtcattaaaggttagatttgacaaatctgcgcgtcatcgtggatgacacgaagtaTAGTTGCCCAACGGTAACTTTAGGCCGATTGCATACTAACGACAAGGCGATGTAATAAAACCTTCATAAAATTATTGCCTTTGATTTTAAGGGCAATAGGATATCCTGCAAGTATGGAAATGATGATATCCGGGGTTATTTTGCCAAGCTTTATAATGGTTGTGTCAGATAGGTGAGGATACAGATTCAGGCTAGATTAAAACTTAACTTTGTATGTCCCTTTAGGGACACGTAACCCTCCGTTCGGTGGTTCGGAGGTAATGAAAAACTCCGACCAAGTTTCGTCGTCAAagttgtcatttttttatatcgatttttttttatcggtgGTAGTCTGCGGTAAGCAGTTGCgttataaacataattataaactaaagaACAGCATCGTTTTTAAGATGAGCAAATATGGCGAAATGATCTACAACTATGCTGAGTATGCGACCAGCCTAACCACTGATACACCGATCGGTATCGAACACAAGGGAGAGTATCGAAATGCTTCCAATACGGCGCGATGGCCTCTGCTATCCCCATGCCAGTTGCTTCATTCAATTTCAATCATTCATTGCATTCCTATGTTTCGTATGCACCATAGTACCTAATTTATTTAGCGCAGTTATTGACCTTTCGCCGTAGCTGAACAGTCACGTACTTCTTCTGGTGATGTTCTTGCTTCTTCTAAAAGTTTTTGAATTATCACTCAGTCATTGAGTGTGCTTGGTGATGTGCATGATATGATGCGTAAACTTGACAATGGCCATACTGTCATGAGaaagaaaaactatgtttaGGTAAGAGAGACACAGTATGATTGTGAAATACCCATCGCTTTCGATCACAAGAGCAAGAATCGAAACGCTGTCAATACGGCATGACGGCCGGCTGATGCCGACCGGCCATGTCGGTTGCTTCATTCAGTCATTCATTGCGTTCATGTAGTTTCTCTGTGGtaaattaataaagtaatttatttatagcaGTTTATATACGCAGTATTCGCCTTATctgctaaataaataagtctCGGGCTGATTGGGGCTGTTATGTTAGCAAACCTGCTTGGTGCAGCTACAGGAGCACAGGttggtggtaaaaaaaaaactaaggccTTTGCGCTCGTCTTTTGTTTTTTCTGGTGAATTATCTcatggatttttttattttatatttgaaaacaactccgatttgttttattcaatGTGACACGATGCTTTAATTTTTgttaaaagttaatatttatgtagGCTACCTCCAGGTAAAATTtgtatacttaattatatacataGTATCATGTTTCTACTTCTGTTTAAGTAAACCTAATACAAGTCTTATCTTATTTGTACGTCACTAGTCTTTCTTACAAAATGAGGATTGGATTAGGTTCCGAACGGAAATTAAAGTACACACGATTGTTGCAGCCCTTACTTCTtcacttacaaggaagggtacccaactgtccgactccgatttgattcattttgatatatagAGTAgactaaaataacggacacgtatttttttttagctgcccaaactcaacctattgggagaaattgtcctccaaagtactaaaaaattactaaatcttctaactcctatagaaagtgatgctcaagcaacttgctagttaatggctggtttgagtatatgtttgaaagcagcaaaaaataatgagcacgtgctttgttatatcggctaaaactcattttttcctaaaaaaatcgacattcgaagttttataatatcttatcactatacttagtatacttacacataaagacgggtgttttttatcaaaatgaatcaaatcggagtcggacagttggctacccttccttgttagtctTGAGACGCACGACTGCCGCTGCTTATTAAACTCTATTTGATGCTGAAGTTTTTATCTGTAGGTACCTTGGTGAGCGCACCTCGTCGGACATACAAATATATCCTAACTATCCGAAGCCACAATCGTTCGATTCTGAGTTACCCGAAGATCTACGGACGTTAAGGCCAGTGACGATCTTTTAACACACGGATCACGTCCTGACGGatttcagtttaatttattgtacatatttttattatgaaattgtGTTTACTATAACAacctagttttcatttaccgcgcTGGTTAGCCGGCTAAAAGCATAGCATACTGTCGATGTATTACTTAAATCCTCCAATTTGACAATATGTACAAAAGAGAGAGAACGTGCAACGCGTGAAAAAGAAAAGCAAGACTATTGACTTATTGCCAAAAAATATTGGTTTTGTTAGACAGTGGAACTTCTAAGCgtaaatactatatatataggtactattttctataaaattactATGCGGAGTATGAGATCGTCGTAACGACTAATACACCGATTGCTTTCGGTCACAAGGGCGCGTATCGAAACGCTTTCAATACGAATACGCCGCGACGGCCTCTGCTCTCCCCATACCGGTTGCTTCATTCAATCATTCATTGCGTTCATGAATCTCTCTGATGTTCGGTGTTGTACAATACAGCAGCGTACAGCACAGCATGCAGCACACGTGCAGTATACGTGGAGAACAGCATGACTAATAAACTACAGCTATTGAATATCAGTTTTGTTAGTGGAACTTTGAGAACGaagcaatccggaggtcgcgggttgaaGTTGAAACCCCGGTTCGTAGGTTCATAccaattatttgatatttaccagtcgcttttcggtgaaggaaaacatcgtgaggaaactgaactaatcccaataaggcctagtttaccctctggattgggaggtcagatggcagtcgctttcgtaacaACTAGtccctacgccaaatcttgggattagttgtcaaacggaccccaggttcccatgagccgtggcaaaatgccgggacaacgcgaggaagaaggaggagAACTTTGAGAACGAAGTACTATTTCTTACTAGTACTATTAGGTACTTTCGCTCCAGTTTGCAAGCGGGACATCTCTaggtataataaacttaatatgCATATCGTCGGTTGTAATATGAATTGATGTAACCGCCAAAATGTCGAAAATGAGTTATATATGTAGTTCGACTGCAAATTTCAATCCGGATCGATTGGTGTTGTTAAAATGTtgatatcttaaaaaaaatgtcgagTACGTTAACCGCAACTTAacgttttttttcaattcacaTGACTTTTTTTAAGTTATGGGCCGTTTTTGTAAAATCTCATGTTATTTGGTTAACGTAAAGATCAAATTGTAATTGCGCATTAATGTACTGAGCAAcgttgaaaaaatatcattgaTGTAAGTCtcatttattacaaaatgacTCTTACCTTACTCAATGATTTTCCACAATATTACTTATTGTCGGTTACGCTAATAGTAATGTCTACAAAAGTATAGAATGGCTTTTAAATCAACACAATATTCCCTCGGTTTTTTATGAATACACCTGAAAATATTAACCTGAATCACATTGGATTTCGTCTATTTAACCAATTGTAAgttatctttaatataaaagtaaGAAAAGTTAGCACATTGTTGTCAAAAATTTACTTATTGCAAATTaaagctatttaaataaaaatattgtttcttaCACTAAATTTCAcgtatgtattgtaatatttatgtcgCTTACATTATCATTTCTGTGCTCAAGCCACAAGTTTTGGCGCTTACATTACATTTGCTTGACGGTTTAGGACGAATCGGGTGTTTACATTAAGACGCTCGTTAATAGTTTCTAGGCTATCTCTTTTCTTTTCACTTGTTATGCGTTAGCTAAGAGCGAGACAATCATACATTTCATGGTAAGCAACAAGTATCACCGTATGCGTTTGTTTATGATTTGTTATTGTGATCAATGGTCGGTTTGTTCTAGCAACTCGTGATAAAGACATGTGTGTTGTGATTTATTTatgctaaaataaaaatgaataagttAAGTGCATTAATATCGCGTAAAGAACAGTTACTAAAACAGCGTGAAGCCTTGCAAAGGTAAGTACTATGTCATTTATGCTCTTATTTTATGTACAATCACCTAAAAGGGAGTCGTAGGCGTATTATACTAATTATTGTCGTTATTAACTAAAGTAAATAGTACAACAAGATTATTtctagtataaataataagagACGAGAGTTGTGTCCCTGCCATAAAagtataaacataaacaatattttctttactcgactacctacgtaaataatagCGTAAATACTGAGGTTAGGTACTTAAACTGTATAAAACGATTGTACCGCTCCTATTTTAACTTTCTAATACTGATTATCGTGCGACTTACACCTTAATTTACAAGAAAACGTGTTTAAACGTTTTCATTACAATCTAGATTATAGAAGTAAATCCTATAAATCTTCGCTTACAATAATAGTTTTGCAATCACAAGATATGCTTTGTAAGATACTTTAACTTTTGAGCTTGTATTCGGAAACATTTGTCGCTTACATCATCCATAAACGAGATAATTGCATAAATTTTGCGGTTACATTACTTAGTTGCATTAAATATACATGTAAAATTGTCTTTACATTAAGGTTCTTTAGTGGAAATTTCACCAGAATCCTCTCTTTTCAAGTCATAGTCccttaaaaaaagataaaaaagctgtttcttttatattatattgcgCTTTGCGCTAGTTACTATTGTGgctaataattattgttttgtttttatatgagTTAATTTCGTTTTCAGGAGACAACAGATAGATTTCAAAGATGGCAGTAATAGTGATATTGTCGAGGAGAGCGACACTGAGATGTTCCCAAAAATTTCCACAAGCAACGATTCAATAAATACGTCGACTATTTGCTTGCCTTTAGACCATTCATTTTTTCGGCCATATAGTGGTGATGAGCTCAATCATGCTTCTACTAACAACATTAACCCCAACGCTTCACCAACAACTCCTTTGCAAGAAGATAAGGAAAATAGCATCTCGGAATTTTTTCAAGGCAGTGATAGTTCCACTAAAAATATGGACCTAACATCTAAACAATCATTTGTTGAGGCCGATGCTGAAAACAGTTTGGACATTTTCCAGAATTTGTCTTCAGAATATCATGATAGTAACATGAATGAGATTAACAATCACAAGATTACAAATGATTTGATTACTAACTTGCCCAATAATCATCAGTTACAACTTCCTATTATTCATGAAGAGTCTGCCAAAAATCACACTAATGATCCGACTTCTTGCacgataaataatgtaaaattttacacaGAAAACACTACACAGGGCCCaaaaaagaacaaaataaatatcatctCTGATGTAGTTATAAAAGCTGGGGGTATTTGAATCCGGATTTATAAATGGTTTAGAAAACCAACATGACAACGAAGACCATGAAATACCTTGCCCTACTAATGAGCTACACACTAACTATGGTAAGACCTATGtgtaaattattaaacatttataaatttttatacgCATTAATGAACGATATTTTATACAGCAatgcttttattattttccagATTCAGGGCCATGCAGTTCTAAGCAGGGTAGTGTTAACAGTTTATTCAATGATAAGAAAAGAGATAGTTCTACATCTCAGGTTATAACTGGACGAAAAAGGCGTAATGCGACACAATTCGAAAAAgcgtattttgattttaaattagaAGAAGATTTGGGGGATTTCTCCTCTGGCAGCTCAGACTTTTGGTCACCTTAAGACACTGACAACGAAAGCTTATCGGGAAATAAGAAGGCGAAGAAAAGGGTAAAACGAATAAATAACGAAAATGAAAACCATGTACCAactaagaaaattaaattaatcaataaaactaaaacacggAAACTTGCAAAAGAGAAGGGAATGAATTATGAAACAGCAACAGGAAAGATGAAAGAAGCtagaaaactaaaaataaatccaTGCGTAGAGACCATTACATTAATGAAGGTGAGGGCCGAAGACAAGTATGTCAACAGTTCCTAAGAAGCACATTGGATATATCCCAAACTTATTTGCTTTATAATCTAGCAAACTCTAATGAGGGTATTTCACAAAAAGATAAACGAACTCGCCATGCTGATCCGAAATACGACGAAAACACCTACAATGATGCCAAAAACTATATTGAAGATCTACCGGTGTTACCATCACATTATAACCGACCTCAATCAACAAGGCTCTATATACCGCAGGACTTTAAAACAGTAACAAACCTGTACCGCCTGTATGTGAAGTATTGTGAAGACAAAGCAATCACACATCTTAGTGACCGACTTTTCAGGAATCTTTTTTCTGAGTACAACTTAACCTTCCACGTACCGAAAAAAGACAAATGCAAGCTGTGcgttaaatatgaaaataatacgaacgtattaaataaaaaggaGACCAACGAATATCAAAAACATCTCGAAGAGAAAAATGCATCCTACAAACGAGCTGAAGAACATCGAAATATGTTATGTATTGATAATTCGACGGTGATGGCTAGTTTCGATCTACAGAAAGTTCTGAATACCCTATATAGAAAAGACAGTAGAAAAGGCTAAAAAGagacaagaagaagaaaaattaggaaaaagagtgaaaaaaaatacgaaaaagtagaataaactacgtgttttcttatgttagtttcgtaaaatattataattgtatgtgCCAACTTAATCAAAAAGTGATTGTTTTAGTAATTAAACTATACTTTGTGTTTAAAAGTAAGAAACAGAAGTAAAAATAAggagtttatttttgtttattaaataattgtgatttattATACACTTGGTTACTCGATGATAAGTGTTATCTAATaggtaattaaagtaattatgtttaaatttttgagtaaatttagtgtttttctaaaaaccttttttataattaaacgtGTTTCtgattataattaaaacatgttgTACCttttaatctgttttttttaattacttactacCTTGCCTCTGTTTATCTTAAATCAATgggttaatttaatatttaacctTAATAAAAGTGAATAAGTGTGAAAATGcattaagattgtttaaaacGTAAGTCCACTTTTCTAAAACTGTGCGCCTTACTTTAATATATCTTAGATATTTTGTGACATACATTAAACTGCCAACTGTTTTTCAAATTATATCCGTACATCAACTAGCGTAACtacatatttttgcaaaaaaattgaTGTAACCGCCAGGCTATTTTCGAAACTATAATAGCTATCTTATTTTGAACCAGTTCATCTAAAAGATCTCACAAAAATAGGATAATGGTGAAAAACATACCGAAattggacaaataaataaaaagttataacaCTCTATCTGATTTGTAAAACAGTTTTTCGCTTCTCCTGTAAAATCGTCATTTGGCGGTTACAGCAATTCATATTACAATCGACGATATAGTGCTGGCACGCTCATACATCGGAGCGACAACATGCGAATTCGAATCAGTGTGATCGCGTAACGATTGATACGTCAGCGGCCGaccgtaagatcaggcagatcgttaAATTCCTAGACATATcatgaaacgtgaaaatcttttcCTCGTTCCCTGAGTTGACGGAGCTTCGCCGGGGTTCCTATTACCGGGAAGTtggcccttcgggcatctggaACAACCGTGTCCTACCTATCTAATAGTTTAATGTGGCTACCGTCAAAatattacacaggaacattacgatctgcctgatgttacgatcggccgccgacagatACACCGATCGCGATCGAACACAAGGCGAGTATATGAGATGCCTATGTCGGTTTCTTCATTCAGTCATTGCGTGCATGTAACGTGCACACTGTTGTCTTATCATTCGTGTACCTTATTGCCAAGGCATACGGTCTATTGATGGTCAGGAGTGTTTCTGTTAGTAcaaggtaatttttattttatttagcgcAGTCATTGACCCTTCGTGCTAGTCAAACTAATGGTGTATCACTTTGTTCCTAGGCTGTTTTTGGGTCTTAATTCCTACAACCTCTCTACACCCACTACATTCGTTTGGTGGTCCGgagtccatgggcgacggtattcgcttaccatcaggcggtttGTCTGCTCGATTGCCTCCTACCATTAAAAAgtacttttttcaaatttgcctcAAAAGTATACCGACAGGGATTTATTTACCCTTTATccataaaattatattgccTACTCTAATTTATGACCAGATTGAAGTACATACGGCGATCTTGATATTAACGACACGATACAAGCCAAGCGtaatattatgaaagaaaatTATCCGCCGCAATAATCTCacctaaataattcaaaaaccaTTTGCTTTGAATGTTAGGCCGTCTAATATAACATGACCTCCCCGATCGGTAAAAAGCTTTAACATTTTTGAGAATTTACTTATATTGGATAATCTTAGTCGGTTTGATTGGTCAACGTTGCGAATATCAACCCTACCAGAAATACCCATATCGGTTACGTCCAGCAACATAATATATACTCTATCTACACGCAACAAggtgaaaattaaaataaaagccaTAGGtcatttaatacttttaataatcACAGCCCGCCAATCGATCCAGCTGCAGAACAGCCTATAAATCCCAAATAATCTAATACAAAGTATACTTTATCCAGACGTATCAAGGTTTAAATTGCAATGATTTCGACAGGTCGTTTAATGTTCAATACACCTCTGGCAATGATCTTTATTGAGGACACGGTTTCACCTTGACTTTGCGCGGATTTCGTTTCCTACGGAAATGACAAAGCAGCGGTGATGACAAACCATTTTTTGTCGCGATTATTGTACGGAGATTGTGATAGCTCTCAGATAAAATTGCATATAATTGAACATTTGACTGAGTGTCAGCGAAGGGGTTTAAACTTGGAAAAAAATAAATGGTTTCATATGTCCGGATTTCATCTGCAGGTTGCACTTCTTAACCGAGAGTAGGTTCGGTAGATATATAATAAGACTGAGGAGATAGTGCAGTAATGATACGGTGATACACGCTTGTATCgagaaataaacattaaatattaggTTAACAAGTCTCCATTTTGCCCATATGTTACACACTTATCCTTCCACTTAGCCGTAGGGGACTTGACTGACAGACTGACTAACGAAAATCCCTAGTAGCTGTTTAATAGTAGTATCTATATTTTTAGGCATAATTCTCTAGTTTTTAATTCATTAACTGGTTGCCCAAGatacaggctatgcctagttcggggaccccccccccccccccccccgttcaaacggtttattataaaagtatcgCTGTATGCACGCAACCTGAACTTAGTGTATATTCCCCACTGTTGAGCCCATGCTTGTGtgtgtaataataaattaatttttcattttttttcatataatttctCAGTCATATCGGTTTTtgtaaaatgttcaaaatgatgGAAATTGTCATAAAGCAAACCTACGTATGTGTTTATCtaaatacgtatgtatatcgtcgtctagtagtacccatagtacaagctttgcttattttagggctaggtcgatttgtgtaaccgtgtccccaaatatttatttattttattttatttacctactattAGCTATAACTGCGAATTTCGAAAATCAGGCGTCTCTGacgcttttttattttcataatatgAGAGCGACATAAatcgatattttaaatttcGTGGGGTCTAGACTACAGAAAAAGCGGAAAAACATCAAGAAAAAGGTATTCTACTAAAGACAATGACCCTCGACATCGAGGATGAAAAAccctttttgtttttaaatgcgtttggttaaaaaaaatgtttacttgtGCACCAACAATAACCCTACAATGAAGGCAAGACTTTTATTGCCCCGTTCATTCCCAGCCTTGCACCGCATATTAAAGTTTTACCTCaaactacattaaaataatatatctcGACGCGTACTGACATATCCATTAATCTATTTACATATGCACTTTTTGCATTTGATTAAGTCCTTAGTACTTATTATgcgtttaaatttaaatcatatctCAACGGAATAGAGTTTATAAATCCTTCTTATATACTGGTATATATTtctcatttgtttttataagtGAATATCTTATCCACTTATGGTAACATTGGAATTCTAAGCAAGATCTTTATTTCAATaagttaaaagttaaattataggtaaaaaacttaagtaagtcacctgttgtatgtagttgtgacgtgttcgaatagacatttgttttgtttgtgtgtgtcttttaaacatgtattgtctattcgaacacgccacaactacatacaacaggtgacttacttaagtgtTTTACCTATACAGTGATTAACGTGTTGCACCTAGTTGCTGTCGCTTTTGCGTAATTATTTCAATCTTGTTAACTTATCATTGTCATCAGAAGTTGTCTTATaaagtcaaggtattaaatatcgacacgtacaatgtgccaaaaatatgtatacacgaccttattgcccatatattaaggtagtgtgtacatatttatggcactgTGTCCGTATCGATCgtataccttgactgtacctacccaTACATTTGAATACGATTAATTACGGTATTACAGAAAACCATCACGTGGTATTACAAAATACTCGGCCCTTTTTTcgtaattattaattgaatagGTTTTATGCATAAAcatacggctaccaccagtttgatactgacatattacttactttctatgcatcacgctcgtactcgcatattagtgcgagcgagatgtatagaaagtaagttacgcagaagTCATATGGCTACTGTTATTTAATTGAACTGAAAAACTAGGT harbors:
- the LOC133516436 gene encoding uncharacterized protein LOC133516436; its protein translation is MNKLSALISRKEQLLKQREALQRRQQIDFKDGSNSDIVEESDTEMFPKISTSNDSINTSTICLPLDHSFFRPYSGDELNHASTNNINPNASPTTPLQEDKENSISEFFQGSDSSTKNMDLTSKQSFVEADAENSLDIFQNLSSEYHDSNMNEINNHKITNDLITNLPNNHQLQLPIIHEESAKNHTNDPTSCTINNVKFYTENTTQGPKKNKINIISDVVIKAGGI